A single window of Pseudomonadota bacterium DNA harbors:
- a CDS encoding dihydrofolate reductase — translation MTIISLIVAVADNGVIGNNNALPWTLKEDMRRFKALTTGKPVIMGRKTFESIGRPLPRRPNIVISRQPDFRPEGVRVCSSLSEAIRKAEPLAGPDGEIMVIGGSQIYTEALPQAQRIYLTEVHARPGGDVFFAIPDRGRWTESSREDHRAGEGETADCSFVVLERG, via the coding sequence ATGACCATTATTTCCCTGATCGTGGCCGTGGCGGACAACGGCGTGATCGGGAACAACAATGCCCTGCCCTGGACACTGAAGGAGGATATGCGGCGGTTCAAAGCCCTGACCACAGGAAAGCCGGTGATCATGGGCCGCAAAACCTTCGAGTCCATCGGCCGCCCCCTGCCGCGCCGGCCCAACATCGTCATCAGCCGCCAGCCGGATTTCAGGCCGGAAGGGGTGCGTGTGTGTTCATCCCTGTCCGAAGCGATTCGCAAGGCTGAACCGCTGGCCGGCCCGGACGGGGAGATCATGGTAATCGGCGGATCGCAGATCTATACCGAGGCCCTTCCACAGGCGCAGCGCATCTACCTGACCGAAGTCCACGCCCGGCCGGGAGGCGATGTTTTTTTCGCGATTCCGGACCGTGGCAGATGGACAGAAAGTTCCCGCGAAGATCACCGGGCGGGGGAAGGAGAAACAGCGGACTGCAGCTTTGTGGTGCTGGAGAGAGGCTGA
- a CDS encoding thymidylate synthase, whose product MQQYLDLMRHVRDNGVVKSDRTGTGTRSVFGWQMRFDLAEGFPLVTTKKLHMRSITHELLWFLKGDTNIAYLKDNKVSIWDEWADDDGNLGPVYGHQWRSWPTADGRTIDQIAQVTEQIRTTPDSRRMIVSAWNVGDIERMALPPCHCLFQFYVANGRLSCQLYQRSADIFLGVPFNIASYALLTLMMAQVTGLQPGEFVHTLGDAHLYMNHMEQADLQLTRKPYPLLSMRLNPAVTSIFDFRFEDFTLENYQFHPHISAPVAV is encoded by the coding sequence ATGCAGCAGTACCTGGATCTGATGCGCCATGTGCGGGACAACGGGGTCGTCAAAAGCGACCGGACAGGGACAGGAACACGCAGTGTCTTCGGCTGGCAGATGCGTTTTGACCTGGCAGAGGGGTTTCCCCTGGTCACCACCAAGAAGCTGCATATGCGGTCCATTACCCACGAGCTGCTGTGGTTCCTGAAGGGCGACACCAACATCGCGTACCTGAAGGACAACAAGGTCTCTATCTGGGACGAGTGGGCTGATGACGACGGAAACCTGGGCCCGGTGTATGGCCACCAGTGGCGGTCCTGGCCCACGGCGGACGGCCGGACCATCGACCAGATCGCACAGGTGACGGAGCAGATCCGCACCACGCCCGACTCGCGCCGCATGATCGTCAGCGCCTGGAACGTGGGCGATATTGAACGCATGGCCCTGCCGCCCTGCCACTGCCTGTTCCAGTTCTATGTGGCCAATGGCCGCCTGTCCTGCCAGCTGTACCAGCGCAGCGCGGACATCTTTCTGGGCGTGCCGTTCAACATCGCCTCGTACGCCCTGCTGACCCTCATGATGGCGCAGGTCACGGGCCTGCAGCCGGGCGAGTTCGTGCACACCCTGGGGGATGCCCACCTGTACATGAACCATATGGAGCAGGCGGATCTGCAGCTGACCCGCAAGCCGTATCCATTACTGTCGATGCGTCTGAACCCGGCCGTGACATCCATCTTCGATTTCAGATTTGAAGACTTCACGCTGGAGAACTACCAGTTCCACCCGCACATTTCTGCGCCGGTGGCGGTATGA